The proteins below are encoded in one region of Sporosarcina sp. FSL K6-1508:
- a CDS encoding minor capsid protein, which translates to MVKKRNYWQGRFELLLDSQFHKGETYLLDLEAQYKIAVDAIEKDIAVWYVRFAKNNEVSLAEAKQMLRGAELAEFHWDVKKYIEYGEKNALDGKWMRQLENASARVHISRLESIKLQTQQTIEELYGKQFEGIERLMKEVYQDTYFHTAFEIQKGFNVGYSLQSINTKQLQQVISKPWAADGANFSSRIWKAKDDLVNTLHTELTQSIIRGHAPDKIIAAIAKKFNTSKNQAGRLVMTESAFFASAAQKDSFKELDVESYEIVATLDSKTSPICQELDGKVFKMSDYEPGITAPPFHVWCRTVTVPYFDDNYGSRIARGKDGKTYHVPSNMTYKVWEEKFVA; encoded by the coding sequence ATGGTAAAGAAGCGTAACTATTGGCAAGGCCGTTTTGAATTACTGTTGGATTCACAATTTCATAAGGGCGAAACTTATCTGCTTGATTTAGAAGCGCAGTACAAGATTGCGGTTGATGCAATTGAAAAGGATATTGCTGTTTGGTATGTGCGATTCGCTAAGAACAATGAAGTATCACTTGCAGAAGCTAAACAGATGTTAAGAGGCGCTGAGCTGGCTGAATTTCATTGGGATGTTAAAAAGTACATCGAATACGGTGAAAAGAATGCTCTCGATGGCAAATGGATGAGGCAACTAGAGAACGCATCTGCACGCGTCCATATATCGCGTCTGGAATCAATTAAGCTACAAACACAGCAAACGATTGAAGAATTGTACGGGAAGCAATTTGAGGGCATAGAGAGGCTGATGAAAGAAGTTTATCAAGATACCTACTTTCACACAGCGTTCGAAATCCAAAAGGGCTTTAATGTCGGCTACTCATTGCAATCCATTAACACCAAACAGCTACAGCAAGTCATTTCGAAGCCTTGGGCGGCAGATGGAGCTAACTTCAGCAGTCGCATTTGGAAAGCTAAGGATGACCTTGTCAACACACTCCACACCGAATTAACACAATCAATCATCCGTGGTCATGCACCGGATAAAATAATTGCCGCAATCGCTAAAAAGTTTAATACATCCAAGAATCAAGCAGGACGGTTAGTGATGACCGAGTCGGCTTTTTTTGCGTCTGCAGCACAAAAAGATTCATTCAAAGAACTTGATGTAGAGAGCTATGAAATTGTCGCTACGTTAGACAGTAAAACCAGTCCAATATGCCAAGAACTCGACGGCAAAGTATTTAAGATGTCGGATTATGAGCCAGGTATCACAGCACCACCGTTTCACGTTTGGTGCAGAACAGTCACGGTGCCTTATTTCGACGATAACTATGGTTCTCGTATTGCGAGAGGTAAGGATGGCAAGACGTACCACGTGCCTTCGAACATGACGTATAAGGTATGGGAAGAGAAATTTGTCGCTTAA
- a CDS encoding phage portal protein, with the protein MLIEDLYRAPWHERMESVITDMVNSVITDNEVLVQEIQEWEKSETRANMIVGELYYRNKTDILLKKQKIAWKSNTQLTHGFAKKLVDQKIGYLLSKEPTFGTKNVTYRKVMRETFDRGLLKKIKNVGKEAINKGIAYLHPFFNEEGDLSFKKFPSEQIIPNWADNEHMEILSFTRVFEVTAYEDKKKVTKKKVEYYHSQGVNYFVFEGGKLIPDVPAGIEKNYHFLINDEPYVWEKIPLIHFKYNEEEQPLIDSIKSLVDNYNMQASTNADLLADIPKFIYKLINYGGADLAEFLSELNEYMVVKLDENGDVDKLQADIQTDAVEKEIDRNRNSIYEFGRGVDTREVGLGDASGVALRFRYSDLDMDCNILEAEFQSSFEHMMWFINHHLFVTGQGDFTEEKINVIFNRNIIIAETEAIENASKSVGILDNQTIRENHPWYNEEVEKRLKAQEEKLQKENDDYRKAFPNRGEIDGKEA; encoded by the coding sequence ATGCTGATTGAAGACTTATACCGTGCACCTTGGCATGAAAGGATGGAGAGTGTCATAACCGACATGGTGAACAGTGTCATTACTGACAACGAAGTATTAGTGCAAGAAATACAAGAGTGGGAGAAAAGTGAAACCCGTGCGAATATGATAGTCGGCGAACTCTATTATCGAAACAAAACGGATATCCTGTTGAAAAAACAAAAGATTGCGTGGAAATCAAACACTCAGCTGACACACGGCTTCGCTAAAAAGCTTGTTGACCAGAAGATTGGATACTTGTTGTCGAAGGAACCTACATTTGGAACTAAGAACGTTACGTATCGGAAAGTTATGCGAGAAACGTTTGACCGAGGGCTACTGAAAAAGATCAAGAATGTGGGTAAAGAGGCAATCAATAAAGGTATTGCGTATCTTCATCCATTTTTCAATGAAGAAGGAGATCTTTCATTCAAGAAATTTCCGTCTGAGCAGATTATCCCTAATTGGGCTGATAACGAACATATGGAGATTCTGTCATTCACTCGTGTTTTTGAGGTGACAGCTTATGAGGATAAGAAAAAGGTAACGAAAAAGAAAGTGGAATACTACCATTCACAAGGCGTTAACTACTTTGTTTTTGAAGGCGGAAAACTCATTCCGGATGTTCCGGCGGGTATCGAGAAAAACTACCACTTCCTAATCAACGACGAACCGTATGTGTGGGAGAAGATACCGCTTATCCATTTCAAATACAACGAAGAAGAACAACCTTTGATTGATAGCATTAAGTCGCTCGTAGACAACTACAATATGCAGGCGTCAACTAATGCGGATTTGTTGGCTGATATTCCGAAATTCATTTATAAGCTAATTAATTATGGCGGTGCAGATCTAGCGGAGTTCCTTTCTGAACTGAACGAGTATATGGTCGTGAAATTGGATGAAAACGGTGATGTCGATAAGCTACAGGCGGATATTCAAACCGATGCAGTAGAGAAGGAGATTGACCGTAACAGAAATTCCATCTATGAGTTCGGGCGAGGTGTTGATACTAGAGAGGTAGGCCTTGGAGATGCTTCTGGTGTGGCGTTACGTTTCCGTTATTCGGATTTGGATATGGATTGCAACATTCTAGAAGCAGAGTTCCAGTCAAGCTTCGAGCACATGATGTGGTTCATTAACCATCATCTATTTGTAACAGGTCAAGGGGATTTCACGGAAGAGAAAATCAATGTCATCTTTAATAGAAATATCATCATTGCGGAAACAGAGGCTATTGAGAACGCTTCGAAATCAGTTGGTATTCTTGATAATCAAACGATTCGTGAAAATCATCCATGGTATAACGAAGAGGTCGAGAAACGTTTAAAAGCCCAAGAAGAAAAGTTGCAGAAAGAAAATGATGATTACCGAAAAGCCTTTCCGAATCGTGGTGAAATAGATGGTAAAGAAGCGTAA
- a CDS encoding major capsid protein, translated as MPTIFDLVNAQEIGTYFENNPSNKVPYFGATLFPAKKQLGLDLSWIKGANGLPVALTPSEFDAKATLRDRIGFSKVQTEMPFFREAMRIGEKDRQELNRLLATNLSEAYKSIVNNIYDDVTTLIKGAEVQPERMIMQLLSSGKIGITANRVNLDYDYGMKDDHKETLLAGAKWSDPASTPIPDIMRWQDEVEENTGSRPTNAVMTRKTFGYLLAHKSIRLDMNPLGGQNIIMTDAMLKQYLQTQLGLSIAVYNKKYRAEDNTLHNFYPDDHFTLFPDGALGNTYYGTTPEESDLMTGSTSADVRIVNTGVAITTIKEPHPVNVETIVSEIVLPSFETIDNIFIAKVN; from the coding sequence ATGCCAACTATTTTTGATCTAGTAAATGCGCAAGAGATTGGAACATATTTTGAAAACAACCCATCAAACAAAGTTCCTTATTTTGGAGCTACATTGTTTCCAGCGAAAAAACAACTTGGTTTGGACCTAAGCTGGATTAAAGGAGCGAACGGGTTACCTGTCGCACTTACTCCTTCCGAATTTGACGCAAAGGCTACACTTCGTGACCGTATTGGATTCAGCAAAGTGCAAACCGAGATGCCGTTCTTCCGTGAAGCAATGCGCATCGGTGAGAAAGATCGTCAAGAACTGAATCGATTACTTGCAACTAATCTGTCGGAAGCTTACAAGTCGATTGTCAATAATATTTATGACGATGTAACGACATTGATTAAAGGGGCAGAAGTTCAACCTGAACGAATGATTATGCAGTTGTTGTCCAGTGGGAAAATCGGTATTACTGCAAATCGAGTTAATCTGGATTACGACTATGGCATGAAAGATGATCACAAGGAAACTCTTCTTGCGGGAGCAAAATGGAGTGATCCAGCTTCTACGCCAATCCCAGACATTATGAGATGGCAGGATGAAGTTGAAGAGAACACTGGAAGCCGTCCTACTAACGCCGTAATGACTCGTAAGACGTTTGGTTACCTCCTTGCACACAAGAGTATTCGATTGGATATGAATCCGCTAGGTGGGCAAAATATTATCATGACTGACGCGATGCTAAAACAATATCTACAGACTCAGCTAGGTTTATCAATCGCTGTTTACAATAAAAAATATCGTGCGGAGGACAACACTTTGCATAATTTCTACCCAGACGATCACTTCACTCTATTCCCAGATGGTGCTCTTGGAAATACGTATTACGGCACGACTCCGGAGGAATCTGATTTGATGACTGGTAGCACGTCGGCCGATGTTCGCATTGTTAATACTGGCGTAGCAATTACGACAATCAAAGAACCGCATCCAGTGAATGTCGAGACGATTGTATCTGAAATTGTTCTGCCGAGCTTTGAAACGATCGATAACATTTTCATTGCAAAAGTTAACTAA
- a CDS encoding PBSX family phage terminase large subunit, which produces MVSIQKEVNPHFEDFLFDWNQKFQFLVGGYGSSKSYHVALKLILKLLSEKRTALVVREVYDTHRDSTFSLLEEIINDLGLGHKIRCGSSPMQIKFPNGSKIIFKGMDKPAKLKSINNVSLIWLEECSEIKYAGFKELLGRLRHPSLKLYMILSTNPIGEDNWTFLHFFKDERNKRIVLDDMELYAERTVVVGDTYYHHSTADDNLFLPESYIEQLDEMKEYDPDLHRIAREGRFGVNGKRVLPQFVEWSHDDVMAAIKSTRKPIERVGMDFGFETSYNAVIRMAIDHEKKYLYIYWQYYKNQMTDDKTADELDEFRQSRELILADSAEPKTIQYYKQEGFRMKGAKKFGGSRLANTKKVKRFKKIICSSDCSDVVRELKYLTYKEDKNGNIIPDDFKIDPHTFSAIWYGLDGYEVSDLKGGAVSVLK; this is translated from the coding sequence ATGGTTTCTATACAGAAAGAAGTGAATCCTCATTTCGAGGATTTTTTGTTTGACTGGAACCAAAAGTTTCAGTTCTTGGTTGGTGGTTATGGTTCTTCGAAGAGTTACCACGTTGCTCTGAAGCTAATCCTTAAACTATTAAGCGAGAAGCGCACAGCCTTAGTCGTTCGTGAAGTCTACGACACTCACAGGGATTCGACATTCTCTTTGCTTGAAGAAATCATAAATGATTTAGGCCTAGGCCATAAAATCAGATGTGGATCTTCGCCGATGCAAATTAAGTTCCCGAATGGCAGTAAAATCATATTCAAAGGGATGGATAAACCCGCAAAGTTAAAGTCCATCAACAACGTGTCGCTTATTTGGCTAGAAGAGTGTTCGGAAATTAAGTATGCAGGCTTTAAAGAGTTACTAGGGCGTTTACGGCACCCTTCACTTAAGCTGTATATGATTCTTTCCACCAATCCAATTGGTGAAGATAACTGGACGTTCTTGCATTTCTTCAAGGATGAGCGAAACAAACGAATTGTCCTGGATGATATGGAACTGTACGCTGAGCGCACGGTAGTGGTGGGTGATACCTACTACCACCATTCAACGGCAGACGATAATTTATTCTTACCTGAAAGCTATATCGAACAGCTAGACGAAATGAAAGAGTATGATCCAGACCTTCACCGTATCGCTCGGGAAGGTCGTTTCGGCGTTAACGGGAAACGAGTTTTGCCACAGTTTGTAGAGTGGTCACATGATGATGTAATGGCAGCTATTAAATCTACACGTAAGCCTATCGAGCGTGTTGGTATGGACTTTGGGTTCGAGACTTCATATAACGCAGTCATCCGGATGGCTATAGACCACGAAAAGAAGTACCTGTACATCTATTGGCAGTATTACAAGAACCAGATGACGGACGATAAGACAGCTGACGAATTAGACGAATTCAGGCAATCACGCGAACTGATTCTTGCCGATAGCGCGGAACCAAAAACAATTCAGTACTACAAACAGGAAGGGTTCCGAATGAAGGGTGCCAAAAAGTTTGGTGGTTCTCGTTTGGCCAACACAAAGAAGGTCAAGCGCTTCAAGAAAATCATCTGCTCATCTGACTGCTCGGACGTTGTTAGAGAACTAAAATACTTAACTTACAAAGAAGATAAGAACGGAAACATCATACCTGATGATTTTAAGATTGATCCCCATACGTTCAGCGCCATTTGGTACGGGTTGGATGGTTATGAGGTGTCTGACTTAAAAGGTGGTGCAGTGTCCGTGCTGAAATGA
- a CDS encoding phage scaffolding protein, which produces MIELNKEQLIALGLTEEQADKVLVGIGTMIPKTRFDEVNDAKKQLDADLVARDTQLEELKKTAGASEELQGQIATLQAANDSTKSEYEEKIQKQSYNYALERALTDAKVKNPKAVKALLDTEAIKLDGEKLLGLDEQLKTLSESDGYLFAQDSDGKPAFKGFTPVDGKPPTDAEPKAGDYGKQMAEGLAKSNVGLEDARKSYFE; this is translated from the coding sequence ATGATTGAATTGAACAAAGAGCAATTGATCGCATTGGGATTAACAGAAGAACAAGCAGATAAAGTTTTGGTAGGCATTGGAACAATGATTCCCAAAACACGCTTTGACGAAGTGAACGATGCTAAAAAACAACTCGATGCCGACTTAGTAGCTCGTGATACCCAGCTAGAAGAATTGAAGAAAACAGCTGGTGCCAGTGAAGAGTTACAGGGACAAATTGCGACGCTTCAAGCGGCCAATGATTCAACAAAATCTGAGTATGAAGAGAAAATCCAAAAGCAGTCATACAACTACGCTCTTGAACGCGCACTAACGGACGCCAAGGTAAAGAACCCTAAAGCGGTAAAAGCACTACTTGATACAGAAGCCATCAAACTTGATGGGGAGAAATTGCTCGGTCTCGATGAGCAGTTGAAAACCCTGTCGGAGTCGGATGGCTATTTGTTTGCGCAAGATTCGGATGGCAAGCCAGCATTCAAAGGATTCACCCCGGTGGACGGCAAACCCCCTACTGACGCAGAACCTAAAGCAGGAGACTACGGTAAACAAATGGCTGAAGGTCTAGCGAAAAGTAATGTAGGACTCGAAGATGCACGTAAATCTTATTTTGAATAA